Sequence from the Armatimonadota bacterium genome:
GCGTGGCACTTACAGCTATTGCAAGTTTCGAGTGCATGCGGGAGAGTAACGAATGGGCCTAGAATTGCGGACAGGCTATCGGGCGAACAAGCGTTAGGAACTCCAGCCAAGAGTATGTTGGCTGTCCCAATATCGCACATAAACTGAATCAGATGCTATCACATCCGCCCGCTTTCCATGCCTCAGGACGGGCAGGTGAGAGACGGTCGCACAGCACAGGCTACGTCCTGAGGCTTAAGCGCAAGACCTTCAATCCGGTTTGACGACACTCTCTGCCACAGCCTCAAACGGCAGTCCCTTCTCCGCGCTCCATAACCCCTGCTCGAACAGTCGTGCGCTTGACCAGCGATACTCTTCGGGCCGGACAACATACTCGGCTTTGACCGGGTTTTGGTGAATGTAATCGAGCTTCTGTTCCAACATGTTGTCACCGACGATCTCCACGCTGCGGAACGACCGCTGCCAAAACGTGTTGCTGTTCAGGCCGTGTTGAGCGTCAAACTCCGCCAGATCCTCGGACGTCAAGAGGCGTGATATTGAACGACCAGCATTTGGCTTAAGCCGCTGCATAAACTTCCGAATATCCATTGTTTTAGAAAGGTGAATGACAAGGTGGACGTGGTGCGACATGACGACATATGCGTGGAGCCTTGCTTCAGCCAGCCTGCTCTCCCGTGCGATTATCCGCACCATTTCGTCACGGGGCTCGTCGCGCCTGAACGCATGCACCAAGTCGAGCACGGTGGCTGTCACAAACATCATAGTCCCAGGCTTGTCGGAATTTCGGTAGTGCCTGTATCGCACCATCGCACGAGTCTAGCCCGGATAGCCTCAGGACGTGACCTTTCTGCAACTGCTCACGTGCGGCTGGCCCGTCCTAAGGCATGAAAACGCATGCACAAAGTCGTGAACGGTACACGTCACAAACATCATCGCCCTGGCTTGTCTGAATTTCGGCAGTGCCTGTATCGCGCCATCGCTCGAGTCTAGCCGGATAGCCTCAGGACGTGGCCTTTCTGCAAGTGGTCACGTGCGGCTAACCCGTCCTGAGGCATGAAGCGCCATAATCGCACAGTGGCCGACAGACCGGGACAGATCAACCCTTTGAAGAACGGTG
This genomic interval carries:
- a CDS encoding transposase, whose amino-acid sequence is MVRYRHYRNSDKPGTMMFVTATVLDLVHAFRRDEPRDEMVRIIARESRLAEARLHAYVVMSHHVHLVIHLSKTMDIRKFMQRLKPNAGRSISRLLTSEDLAEFDAQHGLNSNTFWQRSFRSVEIVGDNMLEQKLDYIHQNPVKAEYVVRPEEYRWSSARLFEQGLWSAEKGLPFEAVAESVVKPD